A segment of the Candidatus Zixiibacteriota bacterium genome:
TTCAGACTATTCCTTTCCCAGAACATACCATCCGAATAACCTTGGATAGAAGGATCTTTCTCTGCCAGTTTCAAGCGCTTCGCTGCCCAACAACAATATTCGTGATTAAGCTCAATGCCACAGAAGCGTCGACTCAGTTTTCTCGCTACAACGGCAGTTGTTCCGCTTCCAAGAAACGGGTCAAGGATAAAATCCTCAGGACGGGAGCTCGCCAAAATCAGTTTGGCAATCAATTTCTCCGGCTTTTGGGTTGGGTGATCAGTATTTTCAGGCATTGACCAGAAAGGTATTGTTATGTCAGACCAGATATTTGATGGGTATGTGAGGCGATAATTCCCATTTTGGGATTCTTCCCAGTCCTTTGGTGCGCCGTTTTCCAGGCGATAAGGAGCTATTACTCGTCTCTTTAGTTTCACTGCATTCACATTGAAGTAGTAATCATCACTACAGGTACAAAACCAAATATCTTCTGTGTTGTTCTTCCAATTTGATTTTGCTCCCCG
Coding sequences within it:
- a CDS encoding site-specific DNA-methyltransferase, producing MKNRAPRNRTLDCTKAEIKHFSKSFLQVSAPVSVKSITDTILHQDFTEARAYLPDSFVDLLVMDPPYNLTKNYNGHMFKSKQAEEYVSWFADIVSSLRRFLRPNASIYVCSDWKTSNLIFPVLNQHFQVRNRITWEREKGRGAKSNWKNNTEDIWFCTCSDDYYFNVNAVKLKRRVIAPYRLENGAPKDWEESQNGNYRLTYPSNIWSDITIPFWSMPENTDHPTQKPEKLIAKLILASSRPEDFILDPFLGSGTTAVVARKLSRRFCGIELNHEYCCWAAKRLKLAEKDPSIQGYSDGMFWERNSLNDQKSEKPSRN